The genomic interval AAGCCGGCCGCGGCCAGCCAATGTGACTTGAGTTTGTCGGGTCGATAATAACCGGCCCAGCAGTTGTACTTCTGCTAAGCGTGACTCGAGCTTGCCGGCACGCAGCTTGCCTTGAATGACTTCTACCCCCGCATCGAACGTCCCCTGCCACTGGGCCTGATTCCATAAGCTGAGGCAGCCCGGGCGTTCCTTGGCGAGAATACACGTGGCCTGCTCTCCACCGAGCGATGCGATGAATTCCTGCGGAATCGACAACCGATAACGCTCGTCGAGCGTCCGTCGAAACTCTCCCAGGATCAGGTTGTCGTCCCTAACCATGTCGGTCGGACCACTGAGGACAGGTACTCGTCAGCTCGCAGCGAGACTGCGACTCCGTTCTCGTGCCGGCCAGCTTTGCCAGAACTAGAGTTGGGCAAGAATCCCCAGCCTTTAGCTCTAAAATAACCATTGTGGGTCCATTCCCCACACAGGAAGGAGTCTACCAACTCGAACTCGATTTGCAACCACATTTCTGCTGAAAAAATTCTCGTTGAGGACAGGTCGCGATGTGCGGGAATTTATCGCGAACAGACGCGTTTCACCGCATCAAGATGTCGAGAATCGCGAGCAAACCGCGCGACCCACGCAGAAAAAAATCGCCACGATTCTGTGTTTGCAAAGTTTGAAATCGCATGTTGCAACACGAACGTCGTGCGGACTTCGCATTGCTGGACACACCGATTCGTCGCCGCGCATAAGCGTGGCCCCTGTCTTGAGCAAGCTATTTCGGACCGCTGCGCCTGAGCGTTCTGAAACCATCACGCGCTACGAAGGGTATCCGACAACGTCGAGAGATTTACGACTTTGCAGCGTAAACGAAAAACGGTCGATTCCCGGCAACTGCCCATTGTCAGGCTTGGCAATGCAAGCGGGCCCACGGGGGCCAGACCGGCAACGATGTCTGTAAAGCTGGCTACTTCGCGCATGGCAGGTAAACACAGCGCCGGCTTCGCGGACTCCCCTCGGTAGCAGTTAAAAGACGATGTTCTGCTTGGGTTTATGTCGCATTGTTTCTCAAAGCATGCAACAATGTGTGTCGTCGAAGTCCTCAGCTTGACTCAGTTGCTCCGATTCTCCAGAATCCAGCACAGCTAGGGCCGACCGGCCTGCGAAATTATGGCGACCTGAAGATCCAGGATGGATCTGCCGATCATGGCGATTTGGAGTTGTTCGCCTCGTGCCTGGCGGAATGTGTTCGCACCCGCGCTGATTCACCCTCTTGTGCCATCCAGAGATTCCTATTGTGCCTGAGAGCCTGCCACGCCGCCGTGATGATCGAGAGCCGATTGTCATCACCGGCATTGGCATGATCGCCTCGGTCGGCAAAGATCGCGAAAGCGTGTGGCACGCCGTCCAACAGGGCCACAGCGGAGTGCGCAGCCTGCGGGGCATGGCAGGCATTCCCGACGATCTGCTCATTGCGGCAACCGTCGACGTGCCACTGGGTCGCCCCGGCGAGTTGAAGACTATTACACTGTTGCACATCGCCGCGGCCGAGGCCCTCGCCGATGCGCACGTGTGCTTGAACGAAATCGATCGCGATCGTTTCGCGTGCGCGATAAGCGGACACATGGGTGACACAGGCTTCGTCGTCGAGCAACTCGGGCTCGATCAGATGATCGTCCCCATGGCTGTCCCCTGGTGGCAACAATGGATGCCCAACACGGGCTGCTCGTCGGTGGCGAATCGCTTTGGATTGAACGGCCCGCGGATTTGTCACTCTACAGCCTGCGCCAGCGGATTGATCGACATTCTGGCTGCCGTCCGCACGATAGAAGATGGCAAGGCCGATGTGGCTCTGGCCGGTAGCGCCGAGGGAATCCACCCGTTGTTCGCCGCGGGATTTCATCGCATGGGCGTGCTCGCGCATCATGAAGATCCTGCGCAGGCGTGTCGCCCATTCGATAGCGAACGAAGTGGCTTCGTGATGGGCGAAGGGGGCGCGCTGTTCGTCATCGAACGGCTAAGCCACGCCGTGAATCGCGGCGCGCGGATCTACGCCGAAATCCTTGGCGGCCGGATTCTGGCCGAAGCGCATCACGTCACCGGACTGGACGCTGACAGTGAAGCGCTTGCGTACCTCATCTCGACGACGCTCAATGACGCGCGGCTGGCTCCCAGCGAGGTCAACTATATCAACGCCCACGGGACCGGCACGTTGCAAAACGACGTGGTCGAGACGCGGGGCATTCGCCGCGCGCTCGGTCGCGCGGCTGACAAGATCTGGGTCAGCGCCACCAAGTCCATGCTGGGTCACCTGGTGAATGCCTCGGGCAGTGTCGAGCTGGCGATCACGACGCTGGCACTACGCGACGGATTCGCTCCGCCCACATTGAACCTGACAAATCCCGATCCGCAGTGCGATCTGGATTGCATCCCGTTGGTGGGCCGGTCTTCGCAATTTCAGACGGCGCTGAAAATCTCGGTCGCATTCGGCGGCCACCTGGCGGCTATCGTGCTGAGGCGCTGGATGGATGCCTCGACCGGGTTCAACTACCCGCCAAAAATCGCTGCCTGACCAGCCGCCTTTCGGGCCGCCATCAACAACCGCATTGGGCCGTAAAGGCCGAACGCAATCGTGGCGTGCCGCTTCCGGTGCCTGATCCTGGGACTTATGCATTGAGCCGCAGCAGGCGGCGGGCGTTATCGCGAAATATCTTCGCCGCCGCTTCCGCTGGCAAGCCGATTTGCGCGAACAGCTCGAGCTGGGGCACGTCTTGACCGGGCGCGAGAAAATCGGTGCCGAACATCAGGCGATCCTGGCGGCGGATGAGAAAGGCGCGGCCAAATGCCGGATCGCGGCGGATGGCACCGGCGCCGCTGCCGGCCGAAAGGTCGCCGTACAGATTGGGGTACTTGTCCATCAGTCGGTCGATCGCGCCGCCGGCCGCGACTTCTCCGCGTGGGTAACCGGCCATGTCGGCCGCCGTGACGCCTCCACCGATCGAAGCCCACCATCCCGGGCCATGCCCGATAAAAGGGACGGTCGCGTGCGCGCTGAGCACGCGTTCCAACCCTGGCAGGCCCGGCGCATCCATGTTGCGCAAGTTGTCCAAGTGAAACAAAACCGGCAACTCCAGTTCGGCGCAAGCGCCGTACAGCGCCATGTTGCCTGGATCGTCGATCGCAACTCCTGGCTTGTGCTCGCCGAATCCGCGGACGCCGGCGTCGACATAGCGCCGCAGCATCGCCACCAGCCCCGCGTGGCCGCCAGTGTAACTTGTGCGCGGATCGACCGAGCAGAACGGTATCAACCGATCGCGAAACGGCTTGGTCTGTGCAAGCACATAGTCGCTGCTGATCGGATAGCTGCTCGACTCGGGCGAAACCAGCGGCAGCACGACGGCCTGCGCAATATCGGCGGCATCCATCCAGCGCAACAACTCTTCGGCGGTTAGCTCCTTGCCCGTGTTCCACACCGTGCCGAGATGGGTGTGAACGTCAACGTAGCGACCGGCTGGGAACTTTCCCTGCGGCGCCGCGCCACAAAGATCGCCCGAGAGGAAGTCGGCGGTGAGGGCCGTGGCGCACGCGCCGGCAACGTATCGGCCGAAGGCGCGTCGGGTTGTACGGGAAAGATGCATAGAGTGACCTGTGGTTGGTCGGCGTTCTGTGCCTGACGACGACTAGGGATTCCCCTCGCCATCGCGCCGGTGCAATTCGGAATGCTCCTGTTCATCACTGGGACGATTGTCGCGGCCGCGGGCGGCGGTCAACTCGATATGATCCACGAACTTGACGTTGGCGCACTCGTCGATTTCGTCAGTGTGGCAGGCGGCATAATCGGGAATCACAAAACGCACAGGGCCACCGGCCTTGGCTGGCAACGGCCCGCCGTCGAAGGCGTAGATCAACAGCCCGCGCTCGCGCACGGCAGCCAAGGGGATGCTGGCGTGAAAATCATCAGTCGCCGAGTGCAAGGTCAGATACTGCGCCACGGTCCGCACGCCCACGTGAGCTAACAATCCTGCCAGAGTCACGGCGCGACCATGCCGCTTGGGATCCAGACGGCTGACATCGGCAACCTGGCTACCGAATTCGACCGCTGCTAAATCCGCGAGCGACAGCCTTGCGGGGCGATCCACTTCACCATCGATCAACAGAATTACAGAATCAGCCACGATGATGACTCGCACGGATACAAGATTCGGATGTGAAAGCCACGCGACCACGCCGCGCAGGCATCATACCGGCGTCGCCGAGTCCACGCGACGGGCGCAAAAAAAGAGCGGGCGCCGCTCCCGACCATGTGGAGCGGCGCCCGCCAAAAGATGGGTCGACCCGCGGGCCTAGGGCCCGACATTCCGTTACGAGCAACCCATGCTATTGCCGCAGTTGTGACAGAGATAGCAGTTTCCGTTGCGGACCGTGATCGCACCGCAGCTGTCGCAGCTGGGGGCATCGGCCTGGAAACTGGCAAATTGCTCGCTGCGGATGCGAGGACGTGCGGCGACGTCGCTCTCTGTGCGCTCCAACAGCAAGGTGCCGACCTGATGGCCATGACCGTTGCCATTACCGTTTCCGTTGACGTGAGCCTTGGGAGACGCCGTATGACCATTGGTCTTTTCGGCGCCACGCGGGCCACCTGACTTCGCGGTGTCCTTCGCTTTGGGCGATCCTGCCCCCGCATTCAGCCCGCCGTTCATCCTGGCGACGGGCTTGATCTCACCGGGAGCATCCTCCCCGGCAGAGCCGGCCGTCTCGGTCGGAGACATGTTGGCGTTCGCCTCGCGATAGCCTGGCAGGAACGTGATCCCCAACCAACGAAAGATGTAATCCACAAGGCTCTTGGCGATGCGGATATCCGGATTCTTGGTGTGCCCCATCGGCTCGAAGCGTGTATGCGAGAACTTGTTCACATACACTTCCAGGGGAACGCCGTATTGCATGCTCATCGAGACCGCGGTGCCGAAGCAATCCATCAAGCCGCCGACGGTGCTTCCTTCCTTGGCCATGGTGATGAACAGTTCGCCCGGCCGGCCGTCGTCGTATAGGCCGACCGTGATATATCCCTCGTGGCCGACGATGCTGAACTTGTGCGTGACGGACTTGCGTGTGTCCGGCAAGCGCTCTCGGCGGGGTGCCGCTTTTTGCTTCTCGGCGGCGCGATCCCCTTCGGTGCTAGTCGAGAGGGGCTGGCTTTCCTTCGAGCCGTCACGATACACGGCCAAAGCCTTCAAACCCATCCGCCACCCTTCCAGGTAGGCGTCGGCGACGTCCGCCGGCGTCGTATCACGCGGCATGTTCACTGTCTTGCTGATGGCACCCGACAGGAACGGCTGAGCGGCGGCCATCATCCGCACGTGGGCACGCCAAGAGATCGAACGCGTGCCATTGCGCGGTTGAAATGCACAATCGAAGACCGGCAAATGGGCATCCGACAGATCGGCGGCGCCTTCGATCGTGTCTTCGCGATCGATATACGCCACGATCGACTCAATCTGCGGCTCGTCGTAGCCTAGCGTTCGCAGGGCGAGCGGCACCGTCTGGTTGACGATCTTCAGCATCCCGCCGCCGGCGAGCTGCTTGTACTTCACCAACGCGATGTCAGGCTCGATGCCCGTGGTATCGCAATCCATCAGGAAGCTGATCGTGCCGGTGGGGGCCAGAACCGTTGCCTGGGCGTTGCGGAAACCGTGGACGCGGCCGCTGGAGAGAACGTCGTCCCATAGCGAGCGGGCTGCGTCCTTGAGGTAGGCCGGGCAGACGTCGTCGATCGTCTCGACGGCGTCACGATGCATCTGCATAACACTCAACATCGGCTCGCGGTTCTTCGGATAGCCCTCGAACGGACCGACCGCGGCCGCCAACTCGACGCTGCACAGGTTGGCAGCACCGTGGAGCAGAGCCGTCATCGCTCCACACAAACCCAGGGCTCCCTGCGAATCGTAGGGCAGACCGCTGGCCATGCTCAGGCTGCCGAGATTTGAGTAGCCCAATCCCAGCGGACGGAACATGTGGCTGTTGCGAGCGATGTCGGCCGTGGGATAGCTGGCATGATCGACCAGAATTTCCTGGGCGATGAAGAAGATGCGGCAGGCGGCCTTGAACCGCTCGACATCGAACGTGCCGTCCGACTGCCGGAACTTCATCAGGTTGATGCTGGCCAGATTGCAGGCCGTGTCATCCAGGAACATGTATTCCGAACAAGGGTTCGAAGCGTTGATCCGGCCCGAATTGGGGCAGGTGTTCCAATGGTTGATCGTGGTGTCGTACTGTACGCCCGGGTCGCCGCAATACCAGGCGCCTTCGGCCATCTTGGCCATCACGTCGCGAGCGGGCCAGCTGGGACCCGGCCGACTTGGCTCTGTGACCCAGTGGGTGCTCCAGGGCTTGTCATCCAATACGGCCTGAATGAAATCGTCTGTCAGACGGACCGAGAGGTTGGCGTTCTGGAACAAGATCGAGCTATAGGCTTCGCCGTTGAAGTTCGATTCGTACCCGTTCTCGATGAGGATGCGGGCCTTCTTCTCTTCCTTCAGCTTGCACTCGATGAACTCCATGACGTCCGGGTGCCAGACCTTGAGCGATTGCATCTTGGCCGCACGGCGCGTCTTGCCACCACTCTTTACCACGGCCGCAATCTGGTCGAAAACCCGCATGAACGACAGCGGACCCGAGGGCTTGCCGCCGCCGGACAGCTTCTCGCGATGCGAGCGTAGCGTGGAAAGATCGGTCCCCGTGCCCGAGCCGAACTTGAACAACATGGCCTCGCTACGGGCGAGCTCCATGATGTCTTCCATGCTGTCGTCGACGCTCTGAATGAAACAGGCCGAGCCTTGGGGAAACTCGTAGGGGTTCTCCGGACGTCGCACTTCCTGAGCTTCGAGGTCGAAATGCCAATTGCACTGCGATCCCTTCACGCCGTACTGATGGAACAGGCCGACGTTGAACCACACCGGCGAATTGAATGCTCCGTGCTGGTGCAGGCAGAGCCACGACAAATCGCGATAGAATCGTTCGCAGTCGCTGGGCGTGGCGAAGTAGCCGTCCTTCTCGCCCCAATCGGCAATCGTCCGGCTGACCCGGTGGATCAGTTGGCGAACGCTGTTCTCGCGCTCTGGGGTGGCCACCTCTCCGTAGAAGTATTTGCTGCAGACGACGTTGGTCGCCAATTGGCTCCAGGTCGAGGGAACTTCGCAGTCGTTCTGCTCGAAGAGAACGTCACCGTCTTCGCCTTTGATGGCGGCGGTGCGAATCTCCCACTGAACGGTCTCGAACGGATCGGCCGCGTCGACCGGACAAAAGTCGGAGTTGATAACCAGTCCGTTCGGAAACCGACGAACCGGCTTCTTCTTGGCCGCCGAGGCCGTGACGCGTGATTGCGTGGCGCCTGTATCTTGCTGGGTCATGAGGGCATCCTTTCCAGTAGTATACAAATTTATACTACAATAGAAATGTCTTCGGCAGGCGGCCGGTCCCGGGATACCATTCCTGGGCCCTGCTTCCTTGTTTTCCCGGACTCCCCATCTTTCGGGGAATGCACGCTATATATTGTAGCTGATCAATAAGACAGGTACAACATCAAGTGCAGGAGCCAAGTCTACACGTTTTGAATCGACTGTCAATGAAATTCTAACAATGGCACAACCTACTGCCAAAACTGTACTTAGAACGCACGTTCGGGAACCTCGCCGAGTCGGTCTCGGCGGGCGGAGCGGTGATAAAAGGTTGTGGGCCCTTTCGTTGCGGCGATTCGTGCTAGCTGCGAGATCTCTGCCGTTGGCCCAAGAAGTTTTTAATGGACGATTGGGACCCTGATCCCTTAGGTCCGGCACTCGTCACCCGGGGACCGCTACCTTCCCAAACGACCCAATAGAAAAAGGCCGCCACCCAGAAATGGGGCGGCGACCTTTGAGAAGGCGCATTGATTGGCTGACCGACAGAGGTTGGTGTCTAGCCTACCAGAATCTTGCTGACGCGGACCTTGGTGTGCAATTGGCGATGGCCTGTCTTGCGGCGCGAATTCTTTCGCCGACGCATCTTTTGCACGACCAGCTTGGGTCCCTGCGACACGCCCACGACCTCGGCGACGACCGCTGCCCCGGCAAGCGTGGGCTGGCCGATCTTGGTGCCGGAATCGTCCCCAAAGGCCAGGACCTGGTCGAAACGCAACTCATCCCCCGCGCTTGCTTCGCGGTAATCGAGCTCGAACTCCAGACCTTCGTGGACTTTATATTGCCGTCCGCCGTCGACGATGATCGCGTACATCGCTGCGTTCCCGTAATCGCTGTTTGTCAGTTACAAGCCGGCGGCTGATGCCGCGGCAGTTCGCCGAGACAAAAACCCGGCGAACCTACGAATATCCAGATTTTGAGCCTTGCAGTGTAGTGGACCACCAGCCGCGCGTCGAGGGTCAACGGGCCTGGAATTTGATGTCCCGGCCGTTGGAATCGAAGGTTTCGACCAGCAGATGCTCCGGGGGGACCCCCTCCCGCCCGT from Pirellulales bacterium carries:
- a CDS encoding division/cell wall cluster transcriptional repressor MraZ, with the translated sequence MVRDDNLILGEFRRTLDERYRLSIPQEFIASLGGEQATCILAKERPGCLSLWNQAQWQGTFDAGVEVIQGKLRAGKLESRLAEVQLLGRLLSTRQTQVTLAGRGRLLLPEGFREFLRVEPNSDVLLIGAAVCLEIWNINSWLEYLEKRMPKFRRLFDRLTG
- a CDS encoding molybdopterin-dependent oxidoreductase, which encodes MADSVILLIDGEVDRPARLSLADLAAVEFGSQVADVSRLDPKRHGRAVTLAGLLAHVGVRTVAQYLTLHSATDDFHASIPLAAVRERGLLIYAFDGGPLPAKAGGPVRFVIPDYAACHTDEIDECANVKFVDHIELTAARGRDNRPSDEQEHSELHRRDGEGNP
- a CDS encoding amidohydrolase family protein translates to MHLSRTTRRAFGRYVAGACATALTADFLSGDLCGAAPQGKFPAGRYVDVHTHLGTVWNTGKELTAEELLRWMDAADIAQAVVLPLVSPESSSYPISSDYVLAQTKPFRDRLIPFCSVDPRTSYTGGHAGLVAMLRRYVDAGVRGFGEHKPGVAIDDPGNMALYGACAELELPVLFHLDNLRNMDAPGLPGLERVLSAHATVPFIGHGPGWWASIGGGVTAADMAGYPRGEVAAGGAIDRLMDKYPNLYGDLSAGSGAGAIRRDPAFGRAFLIRRQDRLMFGTDFLAPGQDVPQLELFAQIGLPAEAAAKIFRDNARRLLRLNA
- a CDS encoding beta-ketoacyl-[acyl-carrier-protein] synthase family protein, whose protein sequence is MPESLPRRRDDREPIVITGIGMIASVGKDRESVWHAVQQGHSGVRSLRGMAGIPDDLLIAATVDVPLGRPGELKTITLLHIAAAEALADAHVCLNEIDRDRFACAISGHMGDTGFVVEQLGLDQMIVPMAVPWWQQWMPNTGCSSVANRFGLNGPRICHSTACASGLIDILAAVRTIEDGKADVALAGSAEGIHPLFAAGFHRMGVLAHHEDPAQACRPFDSERSGFVMGEGGALFVIERLSHAVNRGARIYAEILGGRILAEAHHVTGLDADSEALAYLISTTLNDARLAPSEVNYINAHGTGTLQNDVVETRGIRRALGRAADKIWVSATKSMLGHLVNASGSVELAITTLALRDGFAPPTLNLTNPDPQCDLDCIPLVGRSSQFQTALKISVAFGGHLAAIVLRRWMDASTGFNYPPKIAA
- the rplU gene encoding 50S ribosomal protein L21 — translated: MYAIIVDGGRQYKVHEGLEFELDYREASAGDELRFDQVLAFGDDSGTKIGQPTLAGAAVVAEVVGVSQGPKLVVQKMRRRKNSRRKTGHRQLHTKVRVSKILVG
- a CDS encoding vitamin B12-dependent ribonucleotide reductase, which encodes MTQQDTGATQSRVTASAAKKKPVRRFPNGLVINSDFCPVDAADPFETVQWEIRTAAIKGEDGDVLFEQNDCEVPSTWSQLATNVVCSKYFYGEVATPERENSVRQLIHRVSRTIADWGEKDGYFATPSDCERFYRDLSWLCLHQHGAFNSPVWFNVGLFHQYGVKGSQCNWHFDLEAQEVRRPENPYEFPQGSACFIQSVDDSMEDIMELARSEAMLFKFGSGTGTDLSTLRSHREKLSGGGKPSGPLSFMRVFDQIAAVVKSGGKTRRAAKMQSLKVWHPDVMEFIECKLKEEKKARILIENGYESNFNGEAYSSILFQNANLSVRLTDDFIQAVLDDKPWSTHWVTEPSRPGPSWPARDVMAKMAEGAWYCGDPGVQYDTTINHWNTCPNSGRINASNPCSEYMFLDDTACNLASINLMKFRQSDGTFDVERFKAACRIFFIAQEILVDHASYPTADIARNSHMFRPLGLGYSNLGSLSMASGLPYDSQGALGLCGAMTALLHGAANLCSVELAAAVGPFEGYPKNREPMLSVMQMHRDAVETIDDVCPAYLKDAARSLWDDVLSSGRVHGFRNAQATVLAPTGTISFLMDCDTTGIEPDIALVKYKQLAGGGMLKIVNQTVPLALRTLGYDEPQIESIVAYIDREDTIEGAADLSDAHLPVFDCAFQPRNGTRSISWRAHVRMMAAAQPFLSGAISKTVNMPRDTTPADVADAYLEGWRMGLKALAVYRDGSKESQPLSTSTEGDRAAEKQKAAPRRERLPDTRKSVTHKFSIVGHEGYITVGLYDDGRPGELFITMAKEGSTVGGLMDCFGTAVSMSMQYGVPLEVYVNKFSHTRFEPMGHTKNPDIRIAKSLVDYIFRWLGITFLPGYREANANMSPTETAGSAGEDAPGEIKPVARMNGGLNAGAGSPKAKDTAKSGGPRGAEKTNGHTASPKAHVNGNGNGNGHGHQVGTLLLERTESDVAARPRIRSEQFASFQADAPSCDSCGAITVRNGNCYLCHNCGNSMGCS